A single Ziziphus jujuba cultivar Dongzao chromosome 11, ASM3175591v1 DNA region contains:
- the LOC107411408 gene encoding chromatin structure-remodeling complex protein SYD isoform X8, with the protein MASSHNVELEAAKFLHKLIQDSKDEPAKLAAKLYVILQHMKSSGKEHSMPYQVISRAMETVINQHGLDIEALKSSRLPMAGGTQTGDSATAQFGGSSQAAGVSKDSKAGMAENEIAKVDPFGSSRPPVGPSSGGHDYYQGAGPHRSSQSFDHESPSSLDSRSANSQSQERRDTANWEKQVNQKDTKKTTSKRKRVDTSVPMEPHNENAQQLDTRSTVGNSRKGKMNKIEPSSTFNILPNSGQVENFSSLSGSMRQVIRSKQEAQHLIDKQLDSPNISNPISRAPSSKFPEDLEVSSMQSPSTQQQSQVPRFPSNPVPGTMTAEIPMQQSTVPSVGLKSGFSSPMQFGGAMPGKVMENDGGSSNMLADASKLSQGARESSISEMNMLRSATSRDPGKSPVASGMPFKEQQLKQLRAQCLVFLAFRNGLMPKKLHLEIALGNIFPKEGTNTDGPRKELIDHKGKAQSSNDPNIVPEVMMPPVRLNNTREADKIPSGASSTGRFQETESLSIEAGSSKMEDKGGPPSDHSVLAEERKLLLSRKPDAEIQTQETTSSLAMASQKNDFSGGRGGITVTMPGENMENGHLLVGKANQASYIAMNRQMTPEMIGWTGVGNPNDVSRGPLPTSSVQREMVPARKDNAPIRDRWRPVSGIENDHHAVPPMKDVNMMQKHVLQDDSKVSAIQNGCFSDGRKVVHFSETLKNGTSFTAEQVEEDDSLSTDVPPSPKYTMLEKWTMDQQKKKHLEEQNWILKQQKAKQRIAVSFHKSKENVSSSEDISAKTKSVIELKKLQLLELQRRLRSDFLNDFFRPITTEMDRLKSFKKHRHGRRIKQLEKFEQKMKEERQKRIRERQKEFFSEIEVHKERLDDVFKFKRERWKGFNKYVKEFHKRKERIHREKIDRIQREKINLLKINDVEGYLRMVQDAKSDRVKQLLKETEKYLQKLGSKLQEAKSMASRFEHDMDETGAPSVVEKSETAFENEDESDQAKHYLESNEKYYLMAHSIKESIADQPSCLQGGKLREYQMNGLRWLVSLYNNHLNGILADEMGLGKTVQVIALICYLMETKNDRGPFLVVVPSSVLPGWETEISIWAPSIHKIVYFGPPEERRKLFKEKIVHQKFNVLLTTYEYLMNKHDRPKLSKIHWRYIIIDEGHRIKNASCKLNADLKHYRSSHRLLLTGTPLQNNLEELWALLNFLLPNIFNSSEDFSQWFNKPFQSNGDNSADEALLSEEENLLIINRLHQVLRPFVLRRLKHKVENQLPEKIERLIRCEASAYQKLLMKRVEENLGSIGSSRSRSVHNSVMELRNICNHPYLSQLHAEEVNSLIPKHYLPTVIRLCGKLEMLDRILPKLKATDHRVLFFSTMTRLLDLMEEYLNFKQYQYLRLDGQTSGNVRGALIDQFNNPNSPVFIFLLSIRAGGVGVNLQAADTVIIFDTDWNPQVDLQAQARAHRIGQKRDVLVLRFETVQTVEEQVRASAEHKLGVANQSITAGFFDNNTSAEDRREYLEALLRECKKEEAAPVLDDDALNDLLARSEPEIDIFESVDKQRQEAEMATWRKLVIERGLDSSEPLPPLPSRLVTEEDLKEFYEVMKIYEVPKPGPGMVSNVGVKRKGEYLGGLDTQQYGRGKRAREVRSYEEQWTEEEFEKMCQVDSPESPSKPKEEVKDTNLPTDASRSIVTVKTEIPAPLSSEQSHSTHQPVTSIPPPPPAPTVQPAPIIQPTPTIQPPHLQQGKEVTPPAKRGRGRPKRATTDQSPTAVVLTAPSGTDKVDLALQRGTTSSSDTTSCPNPLAVNVKGVIGTVHQTGIGVTPSSQPTTPPSATSGAQVAAVPSVPVQGRGQGRKIQSSGEAPRRRGKKQGPVSPAVTSGLTGSDLKQNEIQQNKSMNPSVNQATVITATVSSTPLVQCPDSLPGSAASQGTDVIDPHHGEGTGLSSPQTPTLQGVNPVSQSSSPCPSVPMQMKGQGRKTQSGAGGTRRRGKKQALVSPPVPDVSPGQDLKPNVNSQNKSGDLSESQAVKSKQDVAKEPTNAIQEQVCHAPDSLAGPDQDVKSTKQPVGLALAKQSEVSSTTHDSDQISMGPTSGESQNAAVLNVASLTKDASNENCSSKLEANKLSGNEAVVAPAVALSSTTSPEVTKDSCLVDRTVTATSTVMSAALVVPSTDSFATSTTMEGITKTKHLVAAEIAINPQSTPPYPSVPAASQSTGALPTESIQVKRQGRKAPPRGETPRRRGKKQALTMSAVPDGSAAHASKLSSQSQNRSDDAIGSKSAILRGKHGTDTQENNVIQAQISEVNLPSGLAGQDPKRKEQSGHTPPVKQLINPPTTIDSALGSSDKNSALGRIQTANVNDVARVMKEVFSGTCLSKNKSGETAGKEGRAVHNLPVVSKTVMEVAKNQTLEDKAHSSMPTLTTASVLDLPVNYEKRSGMEADGTRVLMTDLSKSEIKTTAVSVVKMADSEKHSNEDAISLPNTGALCTASLSAGERDDGLSERESPDAGPPGFTTRASGNDVSSSLVPPSVVEPVAMSNTSGNKTEMLTKESPNSSHLDARGFECQTISTKTDKSNDYPETTPPIPVTPENLGIVVTSAMIVSGSENKIEPSVKELQLTSPVISEKADDDDGEHPKSPISQILDHSSVVELQLTSPQDEGNPEAPVISEKADDDDDGEHPKSPISQSLDHSSVVEPPMTEIQSGNDREPALNEVKNCSLDIGIDENAPTISLTRDRSTGVKFEKRSSESVILCSTEAEFQKSSLEIGSLGNPSSIPVTGDQPPSIHFEEDASEKDVLPSNDAEAESSIPVTGDQPPSIHFEEDASEKDVLPSNDAEAETAAECSGQASVAGLKFSPKVENSGAAHGPSDIALGDSSETLQDTSETGNLEAKCDASEDKEETMPDPLKSVIAESSGAKVIPEAHVGTLLQEIETTDHSDEACNMELDPSKGDQMDGSQNVLMEHEKISNEITLPSLLVTEEDKLNNSERSPVGNSVAVGEQKGPDDAESGDQLDVSCEGGFMPENISEVPPSSSSVKEEQMIESSFEKFPVSCLVALKEPKDSEAGMDIQLDSAGGSETLPDQVILLPSCLESGEEIGCSSEKGPALEEPEKPKDSEAEIDVQLDSSNNNEVLLEKVVSGSIMEDKIEGSYQQDPAGSSVPEESKDSEAEGAVQPLDSSEGSKDVQTDSYLAGKMSQEIFLLENAHPPSSSVTDAEKIESSLEKCSLSLSVELERLEGFEAKVENRVDAGHDVVGSPESKKSETMNLLSSSLASEGEKIEGSVDKALCSSPVAFKESEDSVVEIVNDMGASQIGGILPESNLENINLPSSPLATLDGKTAGSPEKHLIGSSEEQVERKGSENDVDDQIDVSHAGEILPVNSPTAEKEMKIEDSSEEGHVDCSMAVEEPQIPVAEVRDLIDASHVGGLGLENLLEKSDGLSEKSQEEGSSLSLNESNKNDDKISHQMDTNDIPQDAGLMPEDIVSEKVDVVTSSLETQEEKAEGSSGNNRMSSLEAVVESKGSEVDGQLGASQVSTVLPDNDRSENMALPAPSMVTEEQKLEGLFEDGIVSLVVLEESKGSPAEMGDKVDVSQDCRMVAEIESENLDEPPPSTSEGDNVLGSSEVELVVISSENLDQPPPSLTTEGDNAAGSSKMELIGSPSVPEESELKDEAATAHVSESQPEGENKDLPPSTSAQDSENVKGSPDRDPLTGHVSLPQNENKDLPSSSSAQEGENIEGLSAGAELGSSVDMEGAVGSEE; encoded by the exons ATGGCGTCTTCGCATAATGTCGAGTTGGAGGCAGCAAAGTTTCTGCACAAACTCATTCAAGATTCTAAAGATGAGCCCGCAAAATTGGCTGCGAAACTTTACGTG ATATTACAACACATGAAGTCAAGTGGGAAGGAGCATTCTATGCCTTATCAAGTAATATCAAG GGCAATGGAGACTGTTATCAATCAACATGGTCTTGATATTGAAGCCCTGAAGTCATCGCGCCTTCCTATGGCTGGAGGAACTCAAACAGGCGATTCCGCAACCGCACAATTTGGAG GGTCTTCTCAAGCTGCTGGGGTTTCAAAAGATTCCAAAGCGGGCATGGCTGAAAATGAGATTGCGAAAGTTGATCCATTTGGATCAAGTAGGCCGCCTGTTGGTCCAAGTAGTGGAGGACACGACTATTATCAAGGAGCTGGACCCCATAGGAGTAGTCAGTCTTTTGATCATGAAAGTCCATCTAGTTTGGACTCTAGGTCCGCTAACTCGCAATCACAAGAAAGGCGTGATACGGCAAATTGGGAAAAACAGGTGAATCAAAAAGACACCAAAAAGACAACTAGTAAGCGAAAGAGGGTAGATACTTCAGTTCCCATGGAACCACACAATGAAAATGCTCAGCAACTTGATACCCGCAGCACTGTAGGTAATTCAAGGAAGGGAAAGATGAACAAAATTGAACCGTCTTCTACTTTTAATATTCTTCCAAATAGTGGCCAAGTGGAAAACTTCTCGTCCTTGTCTGGTAGCATGAGACAGGTGATTAGATCCAAACAAGAGGCTCAACATTTGATAGATAAACAGTTGGATTCACCGAACATTAGCAATCCAATCTCTCGGGCTCCAAGTTCAAAGTTCCCCGAAGATTTGGAAGTTTCCTCTATGCAAAGTCCTTCGACACAGCAACAG TCCCAGGTTCCCAGATTTCCATCTAATCCAGTTCCTGGCACCATGACAGCAGAAATTCCAATGCAGCAGTCAACAGTTCCATCTGTTGGATTAA AGTCTGGATTCTCAAGTCCAATGCAATTTGGTGGTGCAATGCCTGGAAAGGTTATGGAAAACGATGGAGGAAGTTCAAATATGTTAGCAGATGCAAGTAAACTTTCTCAG GGTGCCAGGGAAAGCAGCATATCTGAGATGAATATGCTTAGAAGTGCAACATCTAGAGATCCTGGAAAATCTCCTGTAGCATCTGGTATGCCTTTTAAGGAACAGCAGTTGAAACAGCTGAGGGCCCAGTGTCTTGTATTTTTAGCCTTCAG AAATGGgttgatgccaaagaagttGCATCTCGAAATTGCTCTTGGAAACATATTTCCTAAAGAAG GTACTAATACTGATGGACCTCGCAAAGAGTTGATCGACCATAAAGGGAAAGCACAATCTTCTAATGATCCAAATATTGTTCCTGAGGTCATGATGCCACCTGTAAGACTGAACAACACCAGGGAAGCTGATAAAATACCTTCAGGTGCCTCATCCACTGGAAGATTCCAAGAAACTGAATCCTTATCTATAGAAGCTGGGAGCTCAAAAATGGAGGACAAAGGTGGCCCACCTTCAGACCATTCTGTACTTGCAGAAGAAAGAAAACTTCTACTTTCAAGAAAGCCTGATGCTGAAATACAAACACAGGAAACAACATCTTCCCTAGCAATGGCATCGCAAAAGAATGATTTTTCTGGTGGAAGGGGTGGTATAACTGTTACCATGCCTGGGGAAAATATGGAAAATGGCCACCTGCTAGTTGGAAAGGCTAACCAAGCCTCGTATATAGCCATGAATAGGCAGATGACTCCTGAGATGATTGGTTGGACTGGAGTTGGTAATCCTAATGATGTTTCTAGAGGACCACTACCAACCTCCAGTGTTCAGCGTGAGATGGTGCCTGCAAGAAAGGATAATGCACCTA tAAGAGATCGTTGGAGACCAGTTTCTGGAATTGAAAATGATCACCATGCAGTACCTCCTATGAAGGATGTTAATATGATGCAAAAGCATGTATTGCAGG ATGATTCTAAAGTTTCTGCTATTCAAAATGGATGCTTTTCAGATGGACGGAAAGTAGTTCATTTTTCTGAAACACTGAAAAATGGCACTAGTTTTACTGCAGAGCAAGTTGAGGAAGATGACTCATTATCGACTGATGTGCCACCTTCTCCTAAGTACACCATGTTAGAGAAATGGACCATGGATCAGCAGAAAAAGAAACATTTAGAAGAGCAAAATTGGATTCTAAAACAGCAGAAAGCAAAGCAAAGAATTGCAGTGTCTTTCCACAAGTCAAAG GAGAATGTGAGCTCGTCTGAAGATATATctgcaaaaacaaaaagtgtCATAGAGCTTAAGAAACTACAACTATTGGAGCTTCAACGTCGTCTTCGGAG TGATTTCCTGAATGACTTTTTTAGACCAATCACGACTGAAATGGATCGCTTGAAATCATTTAAGAAACACAGACATGGCAGGAGAATAAAACAATTAGAAAAGTTTGAACAGAAAATGAAGGAAGAGCGACAAAAGAGAATACGAGAAAGGCAGAAGGAGTTCTTTAGTGAGATAGAAGTTCACAA GGAAAGACTTGATGATGTGTTCAAGTTTAAGAGAGAACGGTGGAAGGGtttcaataaatatgtaaagGAATTCCACAAGAGGAAGGAACGCATCCATCGTGAGAAGATTGATCGGATCCAACGTGAGAAGATTAATTTGTTAAAGATCAATGATGTGGAAGGATATCTTCGAATGGTGCAG GATGCCAAGTCTGATCGTGTTAAGCAACTTCTtaaagaaacagagaaataCCTTCAAAAGCTTGGATCCAAGCTACAGGAGGCAAAGTCTATGGCAAGTCGATTTGAACATGATATGGATGAGACAGGAGCTCCAAGTGTTGTTGAGAAGAGTGAGACTGCATTTGAAAATGAAGATGAAAGTGATCAAGCAAAG CATTATTTGGAAAGCAATGAAAAGTACTATTTGATGGCTCATAG TATAAAAGAGAGCATTGCAGATCAGCCATCTTGTCTTCAGGGTGGAAAATTAAGAGA GTATCAAATGAATGGTCTAAGGTGGTTGGTTTCGCTATACAATAATCATTTGAATGGTATCCTGGCTGATGAGATGGGCCTTGGTAAAACTGTTCAG GTTATTGCTTTAATTTGTTACCTGATGGAGACCAAAAACGATAGAGGACCCTTTTTAGTGGTTGTGCCATCTTCAGTTTTACCTGGATGGGAAACAGAAATAAGCATATGGGCACCTAGTATACATAAGATTGTCTATTTCGGGCCTCCGGAGGAGAGGCGTAAGTTATTCAA GGAAAAAATTGTTCACCAGAAATTCAATGTCCTCCTGACAACATATGAGTATCTGATGAACAAGCATGACAGACCAAAACTAAGTAAAATACACTGGCGTTATATAATAATTGATGAAGGACACCGTATAAAAAATGCTTCGTGCAAGTTAAATGCTGACCTGAAGCATTATCGGAGCTCTCATAGATTGTTATTAACTGGAACTCCACTACAG AACAACCTTGAGGAGTTGTGGGCATTGCTGAACTTCCTGTTGCCTAATATTTTCAACTCTTCAGAGGATTTTTCTCAGTGGTTCAACAAACCATTTCAGAGTAATGGTGATAACTCAGCGGATGAA GCTTTGCTCTCCGAGGAGGAGAATCTCTTGATCATAAATCGTCTTCACCAAGTACTTCGACCATTTGTGCTTCGGAGGCTGAAACACAAG GTTGAAAATCAATTGCCAGAAAAGATTGAGAGACTTATAAGATGTGAGGCTTCTGCTTATCAGAAGCTTTTGATGAAGAGGGTCGAAGAAAATCTGGGATCGATTGGAAGTTCTAGG TCTCGGTCAGTGCATAACTCTGTTATGGAGCTTCGCAATATATGCAATCATCCTTATCTTAGCCAGCTTCATGCAGAGGAG GTCAATAGTTTGATACCTAAGCATTATCTCCCAACTGTTATTAGACTTTGTGGGAAGCTTGAAATGTTAGATCGGATACTACCCAAGTTAAAAGCAACAGATCATAGG gttcttttcttttccacaaTGACCCGACTACTTGATCTTATGGAGGAGTATCTCAACTTCAAGCAATATCAGTACCTTCGGTTGGACGGCCAGACATCTGGGAATGTTCGTGGTGCCCTCATTGACCAGTTCAACAATCCAAATTCACCTGTATTTATATTTCTTCTCAG TATTCGGGCTGGTGGTGTTGGAGTAAATCTTCAAGCTGCTGATACAGTGATCATATTTGATACTGACTGGAATCCACAG GTGGATTTGCAAGCTCAGGCGAGAGCTCATAGAATTGGCCAGAAAAGGGATGTGCTTGTTCTTCGATTTGAAACG GTCCAAACTGTTGAAGAACAAGTCAGAGCTTCAGCTGAGCACAAACTGGGAGTTGCTAATCAGAGCATAACTGCTGGTTTCTTTGACAATAATACCAG TGCTGAAGATCGAAGAGAATATCTAGAGGCACTTCTCCGAGAGTGTAAGAAAGAGGAAGCTGCACCTGTTTTAGATGATGATGCACTAAATGATCTCTTAGCCCGCAG TGAGCCAGAGATTGATATCTTTGAATCTGTTGATAAACAAAGGCAGGAAGCAGAGATG GCGACATGGAGGAAGCTGGTAATTGAACGAGGGTTAGATAGTTCTGAACCTTTACCTCCTCTGCCTTCCCGCCTTGTTACAGAGGAAGATTTGAAGGAATTCTATGAAGTAATGAAGATATACGAAGTGCCAAAACCTGGGCCTGGTATGGTGTCAAATGTTGGTGTCAAGCGGAAGGGTGAGTATCTTGGGGGCCTTGATACTCAGCAATATGGAAGAGGAAAACGAGCAAGAGAG GTTCGTTCCTATGAAGAGCAATGGACGGAGGAGGAGTTTGAAAAGATGTGTCAGGTTGACTCCCCTGAATCTCCTAGCAAACCGAAGGAAGAAGTTAAAGACACAAATTTGCCAACAGATGCCAGTCGATCTATTGTGACTGTTAAGACAGAAATTCCTGCTCCACTTTCATCAGAGCAATCCCACTCAACACACCAACCAGTCACATCAATCCCACCACCTCCACCAGCACCCACTGTCCAACCTGCACCGATTATCCAACCAACACCGACTATCCAACCACCACATCTGCAGCAAGGCAAAGAGGTAACACCACCAGCTAAGCGTGGCCGTGGGAGGCCAAAAAGAGCTACTACAGATCAATCACCAACTGCTGTGGTTCTTACAGCTCCCTCTGGAACTGACAAAGTGGATTTGGCATTACAGAGAGGAACAACATCTAGCTCTGATACAACCTCCTGTCCCAATCCTTTAGCGGTCAATGTAAAAGGTGTCATTGGGACTGTACATCAAACTGGTATAGGGGTTACACCTAGTTCTCAACCAACCACTCCCCCTTCTGCTACTTCTGGAGCACAAGTAGCTGCTGTCCCTTCTGTTCCCGTGCAAGGAAGAGGACAGGGTCGGAAAATTCAAAGTTCTGGAGAAGCACCCCGGCGTAGGGGAAAGAAACAGGGGCCAGTATCACCTGCTGTTACTAGTGGTTTGACTGGATCGGATCTAAAACAAAATGAGATTCAACAGAATAAATCAATGAATCCATCAGTAAATCAGGCCACTGTCATTACTGCAACTGTTTCTAGTACTCCTCTGGTCCAGTGTCCTGATTCTTTACCAGGTTCTGCTGCTTCACAAGGTACTGATGTAATAGATCCTCATCATGGCGAGGGTACAGGTTTGAGCTCTCCTCAAACCCCTACTTTGCAAGGTGTTAATCCTGtatctcaatcctcttctcctTGCCCTTCTGTGCCCATGCAAATGAAAGGGCAAGGTCGGAAGACTCAGAGTGGTGCAGGTGGAACCCGGCGTAGGGGAAAGAAACAGGCACTAGTATCACCTCCTGTTCCTGATGTGTCACCTGGTCAGGATTTAAAACCAAATGTAAATTCACAGAATAAATCTGGTGATTTGAGTGAGAGTCAAGCTGTGAAAAGCAAGCAAGATGTTGCTAAGGAGCCAACCAATGCTATACAAGAGCAAGTATGTCATGCACCTGATAGTTTGGCAGGTCCAGATCAAGACGTAAAATCAACCAAACAGCCGGTTGGCTTAGCTCTAGCTAAGCAGTCAGAAGTCTCATCAACCACACATGACAGTGATCAGATCTCCATGG GCCCTACATCCGGAGAGAGTCAAAATGCTGCTGTCCTCAATGTTGCATCTCTGACAAAGGATGCTTCCAATGAAAATTGCTCATCCAAACTGGAAGCAAATAAGCTTTCAGGAAATGAAGCTGTTGTTGCTCCAGCTGTAGCTTTATCAAGCACGACTTCCCCTGAGGTGACCAAGGACTCATGTTTAGTGGATAGAACTGTTACGGCTACATCTACCGTAATGAGTGCAGCTCTAGTTGTTCCTTCAACTGATTCTTTTGCCACTTCCACTACAATGGAAGGTATCACTAAGACAAAGCATCTTGTTGCTGCAGAAATTGCTATCAACCCTCAGTCTACCCCTCCTTACCCTTCTGTTCCTGCAGCCTCTCAATCTACTGGTGCTTTACCAACTGAATCTATACAAGTCAAAAGACAAGGTCGAAAGGCTCCACCTAGAGGAGAAACACCTCGTCGCAGGGGAAAGAAACAGGCTTTAACAATGTCTGCTGTACCTGATGGTTCAGCAGCTCACGCTTCAAAATTAAGTTCTCAATCCCAGAATAGGTCTGATGATGCAATTGGAAGCAAGTCTGCTATCCTAAGGGGTAAGCATGGAACTGACACACAGGAAAACAATGTTATTCAGGCTCAGATATCTGAGGTCAATTTGCCTAGTGGTTTAGCTGGTCAggatccaaaaagaaaagagcAATCTGGTCATACTCCCCCAGTGAAGCAGTTAATAAATCCTCCGACAACAATTGACAGTGCTCTTGGATCCTCTGATAAAAATTCTGCTTTAGGTCGAATTCAAACAGCTAATGTAAATGATGTTGCACGAGTTATGAAAGAGGTTTTTTCTGGAACTTgcttgtcaaaaaataaaagtgggGAGACTGCTGGGAAAGAAGGTAGGGCTGTCCATAATTTACCGGTAGTAAGTAAGACTGTTATGGAAGTGGCCAAAAATCAAACTTTGGAGGATAAAGCACATTCATCTATGCCTACTCTGACCACAGCTTCTGTTCTTGACCTTCCGGTGAATTATGAAAAACGATCTGGAATGGAAGCAGATGGCACCCGTGTTCTCATGACTGATTTGAGTAAATCGGAAATCAAGACAACTGCAGTTTCAGTTGTGAAAATGGCAGACTCAGAAAAACATTCTAATGAAGATGCAATTTCACTGCCTAACACAGGAGCTCTATGTACAGCTTCTCTTAGTGCTGGAGAAAGGGATGATGGGCTTTCTGAGAGAGAATCTCCTGATGCTGGTCCACCTGGTTTTACTACAAGGGCCTCTGGCAATGATGTAAGTTCATCTTTGGTTCCTCCAAGTGTGGTGGAGCCTGTGGCAATGTCAAATACTTCTGGAAACAAAACTGAAATGTTGACAAAGGAGTCTCCAAACTCTTCTCACCTTGATGCCAGAGGATTTGAATGTCAGACAATTTCCACAAAAACAGACAAGTCCAATGATTATCCTGAAACCACTCCGCCTATTCCTGTGACTCCAGAAAATTTAGGCATAGTGGTCACTTCTGCTATGATTGTCAGTGGCTCTGAGAACAAAATAGAGCCTTCTGTTAAAGAGCTTCAGTTAACATCTCCTGTAATTTCAGAAAaggctgatgatgatgatggtgagcATCCTAAATCACCAATTTCTCAAATTCTGGATCATTCCAGTGTGGTAGAGCTTCAGTTAACATCTCCACAAGATGAAGGCAATCCTGAAGCTCCTGTAATTTCAGAAAaggctgatgatgatgatgatggtgagcATCCTAAATCACCAATTTCTCAAAGTCTGGATCATTCCAGTGTGGTAGAGCCTCCTATGACTGAGATTCAGTCTGGAAATGATAGAGAGCCTGCTTTAAATGAGGTTAAAAATTGTTCTCTTGATATTGGAATTGATGAAAATGCTCCAACTATTTCTTTGACTCGAGATCGATCCACTGGTGTTAAATTTGAGAAGCGTTCCTCTGAGAGTGTTATTCTGTGCTCTACAGAAGCTGAGTTTCAAAAATCTTCTCTTGAAATTGGAAGCCTTGGAAATCCCTCATCTATTCCTGTGACTGGAGATCAACCTcctagtattcattttgaagagGATGCCTCTGAGAAAGATGTTCTGCCCTCTAATGATGCTGAAGCTGAATCATCTATTCCTGTGACTGGAGATCAACCTcctagtattcattttgaagagGATGCCTCTGAGAAAGATGTTCTGCCCTCTAATGATGCTGAAGCTGAAACAGCTGCTGAATGCTCTGGTCAAGCCAGTGTTGCAGGTTTAAAATTTTCACCGAAAGTCGAAAATAGTGGAGCTGCTCATGGACCATCTGATATTGCCTTGGGAGATAGTAGTGAGACTTTGCAGGACACTTCTGAAACTGGCAACTTGGAAGCTAAATGTGATGCTTCTGAAGACAAAGAGGAAACCATGCCGGACCCTTTAAAGTCAGTCATAGCTGAATCTAGTGGTGCCAAAGTCATCCCAGAAGCTCATGTTGGAACACTGCTGCAAGAAATTGAAACTACTGATCATAGCGATGAAGCTTGCAATATGGAATTGGACCCTTCTAAGGGTGATCAAATGGATGGTTCTCAGAATGTTTTGATGGAAcatgaaaaaatatcaaatgagaTTACTTTGCCTTCTTTATTGGTCACGGAGGAAGACAAACTCAATAACTCTGAGAGAAGTCCAGTTGGCAACTCAGTAGCAGTTGGGGAGCAGAAAGGACCTGATGACGCCGAATCTGGTGATCAGTTGGATGTTTCTTGTGAGGGTGGTTTTATGCCAGAAAATATATCAGAAGTCCCACCTTCATCTTCCTCGGTGAAAGAGGAACAAATGATTGAGAGTTCATTTGAGAAGTTTCCTGTTAGCTGCTTGGTGGCTTTGAAGGAACCAAAAGATTCTGAAGCTGGGATGGATATTCAACTTGATTCTGCGGGGGGCAGTGAGACTTTGCCAGATCAAGTTATTTTGTTACCTTCTTGTTTAGAGTCCGGAGAAGAGATTGGATGTTCATCTGAGAAGGGTCCAGCACTTGAGGAACCAGAGAAACCAAAAGATTCAGAAGCTGAAATAGATGTACAATTAGATTCATCAAATAACAACGAGGTATTGCTAGAAAAGGTTGTATCAGGTTCTATCATGGAAGATAAGATTGAGGGCTCATATCAGCAGGATCCAGCGGGCAGCTCAGTGCCTGAAGAATCAAAAGATTCTGAAGCTGAAGGGGCTGTGCAACCTCTAGACAGTTCTGAGGGTTCTAAAGATGTTCAAACTGATTCGTATCTTGCTGGCAAGATGtcacaagaaatttttttattagaaaatgcACATCCTCCATCTTCGTCAGTGACAGATGCAGAAAAGATTGAGAGTTCATTGGAGAAGTGTTCATTGAGCCTGTCGGTAGAACTTGAGAGGTTGGAAGGTTTTGAGGCTAAGGTGGAAAATAGAGTGGATGCAGGTCATGATGTTGTTGGTTCTCCAGAAAGTAAAAAATCGGAAACCATgaatctgctttcatcttctttAGCATCAGAGGGAGAAAAGATTGAGGGCTCAGTTGATAAAGCTCTGTGTAGCAGTCCAGTAGCATTTAAAGAATCAGAAGACTCTGTGGTTGAGATTGTTAATGATATGGGTGCTTCCCAGATTGGTGGAATTTTGCCCGAaagtaatttagaaaatataaatttacctTCATCTCCCCTGGCAACTTTGGATGGAAAGACTGCTGGGTCACCTGAAAAGCATCTGATTGGCAGTTCAGAGGAACAGGTGGAACGAAAAGGGTCTGAAAATGATGTTGATGACCAAATTGATGTTTCCCATGCTGGCGAAATTCTTCCTGTAAATTCTCCCACtgcagaaaaagaaatgaaaattgaGGATTCATCTGAGGAGGGCCATGTTGACTGTTCCATGGCAGTGGAGGAACCACAAATTCCTGTAGCTGAGGTCAGGGATCTAATCGATGCTTCTCATGTTGGTGGTTTGGGTCTGGAAAATTTGTTAGAAAAGAGTGATGGCTTATCTGAGAAGAGTCAGGAGGAGGGCAGCTCATTATCCCTGAATGAATCAAACAAGAACGATGATAAAATCAGTCATCAAATGGATACAAATGATATACCCCAGGATGCTGGGTTAATGCCAGAAGATATTGTATCAGAAAAGGTGGATGTTGTTACATCTTCTTTAGAGACTCAGGAAGAAAAGGCTGAGGGTTCTTCCGGAAATAATCGAATGAGCAGCTTAGAAGCAGTAGTGGAATCAAAGGGTTCTGAGGTTGATGGTCAATTGGGTGCATCCCAG GTTAGTACAGTCTTGCCAGACAACGATAGGTCAGAGAACATGGCTCTGCCAGCACCCTCTATGGTGACGGAGGAACAAAAGCTTGAGGGCTTGTTTGAGGATGGTATAGTCAGCTTAGTGGTATTGGAGGAATCAAAAGGATCTCCAGCTGAAATGGGTGATAAGGTTGATGTTTCTCAGGATTGTAGGATGGTGGCAGAGATTGAATCTGAGAATTTGGATGAGCCTCCACCTTCAACATCAGAGGGTGATAATGTTCTTGGCTCATCTGAAGTGGAATTGGTTGTCATCTCCTCTGAAAATTTGGATCAGCCTCCACCTTCGTTGACAACTGAGGGTGATAATGCTGCTGGCTCATCTAAAATGGAATTGATTGGCAGCCCCTCAGTGCCTGAGGAATCAGAATTGAAAGATGAAGCTGCAACTGCTCATGTTTCTGAGTCACAGCCAGAGGGCGAAAACAAGGATTTGCCTCCATCTACTTCGGCCCAAGACAGTGAAAATGTCAAGGGATCACCAGACCGAGATCCATTGACGGGTCATGTTTCATTGCCACAGAATGAAAACAAGGATTTGCCTTCATCTTCATCAGCACAAGAGGGTGAAAATATTGAGGGATTATCAGCGGGAGCTGAACTGGGAAGCTCCGTGGATATGGAGGGTGCGGTAGGGTCTGAAGAGTAA